Proteins co-encoded in one Conger conger chromosome 4, fConCon1.1, whole genome shotgun sequence genomic window:
- the fbxl5 gene encoding F-box/LRR-repeat protein 5, protein MAPFPDEVDVFTGPHWRMKQLVGLYCEKLSKTNFSNNQDFRSFLQSLCATFTEFKMHEQIENDYIICLLQQRSNTVYNVHSDNKLSDMLSLFHTGLCSVKNECEQLNYARQLKERLEAFTQDFLPHMKEEEEVFQPMLMEYFTYEELKDIKKTVMAQHCRCPQGDSVADCGCPEGGATEVLKGLSLWSQRAFKYSAHEKAGREPDEQPVPLLPPEVLLKVFRYLGPDDLCRCGQVCTVWSHLARTGSLWKHLYPLRWARGRYCRGPPEDPEQEPDEEWEQSREEESRAWDEDADIDESEGALEDSSAIGAIQREKKVLHGIIQNLLPAVGPSVRSIVLAYSAALSSKMVRQILSLCPNLTHLDLTQTDITDSAFDSWACLGACHTLEHLDLSGCEKITDVTLKRLSLALGDLAPPTAPCAAPPTSLEAEPGGRQALVFRRRPGGGRSHGPAHVWLLDSAQLADIEDAGEWRRRGGASDGGRGLWEPLAPPTGACCCRRSRRRGLAANAASYWPQLGGVGEAGGGGHASCCGGQGLRTVSPTRGGAEFRTKRAEEAEPPRPRPRKSSCRRLRLLSLSGCYQVTDLGLRALAQRGGLPRLEHLNLSGCLFATESGLQELVTACPSLNDQHFYYCDNINGPHADTASGCQNLQCGFRACCRSGE, encoded by the exons ATGGCACCGTTTCCAGATGAGGTGGATGTTTTCACGGGCCCACACTGGCGAATGAAGCAGTTAGTGGGTCTTTATTGCGAGAAG cTGTCGAAGACCAACTTCTCCAACAACCAGGATTTCCGGTCCTTCCTGCAGTCGCTGTGCGCAACGTTCACAGAATTCAAGATGCACGAGCAAATCGAGAACGATTACATCATCTGCCTGCTTCAGCAGCGCAGCAACACCGTCTACAACGTGCACTCTGACAACAAGCTGTCCGACATGCTGTCACTCTTCCACACAGGCCTGTGCAGTGTCAAG AACGAGTGTGAGCAGCTGAACTACGCACGGCAGCTGAAGGAGCGCTTGGAGGCGTTCACTCAGGACTTCCTGCCCCACatgaaggaggaggaagag GTGTTCCAGCCCATGCTGATGGAGTACTTCACCTACGAGGAGCTGAAGGACATTAAGAAGACTGTGATGGCCCAGCACTGCCGGTGTCCGCAGGGCGACAGCGTGGCGGACTGCGGATGCCCTGAGGGGGGCGCCACCGAGGTGCTGAAGGGCCTGAGCCTGTGGAGCCAACGCGCCTTCAAGTACTCTGCTCACGAGAAGGCAGGCCGCG AGCCGGACGAGCAGCCTGTGCCCCTCCTGCCTCCAGAAGTCTTGCTGAAGGTGTTCCGTTACCTGGGCCCTGACGACCTGTGCCGCTGTGGGCAGGTGTGCACGGTCTGGTCTCACCTGGCCAGGACGGGGTCGCTGTGGAAACACCTGTACCCCTTACGCTGGGCTAGAG GGAGGTACTGCAGGGGGCCCCCGGAGGACCCGGAGCAGGAGCCGGATGAGGAGtgggagcagagcagagaggaagagagccgGGCGTGGGACGAGGACGCCGACATCGATGAGTCCG AGGGGGCCCTGGAGGATTCTTCCGCCATTGGTGCCAttcagagggagaagaaggTGCTCCATGGGATTATCCAGAACCTCCTGCCCGCTGTCGGACCTTCGGTCCGGTCCATCGTCCTGGCCTACAGCGCCGCCCTCTCCAGCAAAATG GTGAGACAGATCCTCAGCCTCTGTCCGAACCTCACTCACCTGGACCTCACCCAGACCGACATCACGGACTCCGCCTTCGACAG ctGGGCGTGTCTGGGGGCGTGTCATACGCTGGAGCACCTGGACCTATCGGGCTGTGAGAAGATCACGGACGTCACGCTGAAGAGGCTGTCATTGGCCCTGGGTGATTTGGCCCCGCCCACCGCCCCGTGTGCTGCCCCGCCCACCTCGCTGGAGGCGGAGCCTGGCGGGCGACAGGCCCTGGTGTTCCGGCGGCGGCCGGGGGGCGGGCGCTCCCACGGCCCCGCCCACGTCTGGCTGCTGGACTCGGCCCAGTTGGCGGACATCGAGGACGCTGGCGAATGGAGGCGCAGGGGCGGGGCTTCTgacggggggcggggcctctgggagcccctggccccgcccaccggggcgtgctgctgcaggaggagcaggaggaggggccTGGCCGCGAACGCAGCCTCCTATTGGCCGCAGCTGGGCGGTGTGGGAGAGGCTGGCGGCGGAGGCCACGCCTCCTGCTGTGGGGGGCAGGGCCTGAGGACTGTGTCGCCCACAAGGGGCGGGGCTGAGTTTCGGACTAAGCGGGCGGAGGAGGCGGAGCcgcccaggccccgcccccggaaGAGCTCCTGCCGCAGACTGAGGCTGCTCAGCCTGTCGGGCTGCTACCAAGTCACCGACCTGGGGCTCAG GGCTCTGGCTCAGCGTGGTGGTCTCCCCAGGCTGGAGCACCTCAACCTCTCTGGCTGCCTCTTCGCCACAGAGAGTGGCCTGCAGGAGCTGGTGACGGCCTGCCCCTCCCTCAACGACCAACACTTCTACTACTGCGACAACATCAAcg gTCCCCATGCCGACACGGCCAGCGGGTGCCAGAACCTGCAGTGTGGATTCCGTGCATGCTGCCGGTCGGGCGAGTGA